AATTCTTGACCAAAATAACTTCAAATGTTCGTAGGTTTTCGATGGATCATATTTGGTATATAATATAGCCAATTCCGTAAACATACCCATATGGGCCCTTTCTAAAGCTAGGCCTGCTTCGAACATGGATATTAGCTCTTCAACATATCCATTCTTTTCATACTTAACGACTAAATCATCCAATTCCTCGGCATGAACGATTAACTCCAAACCACAAATTTGTGCCAATCTAAACTCTTTATTCTTGATACAGGCATTGTTAACTTCACCCCAAACTCTAACATTAGAAGCCTTTCTAGCAGTTTCAACAGCTGCTTGGTAGTCTTTCAAATGAACCAATGTTGTCGCTAGTTTGGAATAATTTGAAATCGAAGAGTAACATAATTTAGCAGCTTTGAAATTACCTATTTCTGATAATGTATCTCCAACATCTTCCAGATCAGCAACATTATTACTGTTCAATAGTTTCTCAATTTCATTGATTTTATCCAACTTGGCATACGATAAAATTAAAGCACCATCAATTACTGGTTCTTTTAAGGACTTTCTGGACATTATGAGGAAGGGTATTAAATCCTCGTAATTGTCGGAATCTTCGGCGACTTTGATAACAGTCTCATAATTAGAAGGATCTTCTGCTTTTATGTAAGATTCGATGGCTTCCGAAATGCGACGATTATTCAACTGCGCACACCCCAATTGAGACCATAAACTTGCCTTATCAATTTTGTCTGCATATGATTCAGCTCTATCTAATGACATAATGTTTTCAACTAAAACTTGTAGAGCTTCTTCGTATCTTTCATTTTTGTCATAAAGTTCAAAGGCCTCTTCATTTAACCCTGCTTCAATACACATTGGAGCAATGTCATCAACATCATAATTGTCTAACTTCTCAATATAGGTCGTAACTTTGGATGGCTCATATTTTACTGCAGACAACATCAGTAGGCCCTGTAGAGCAGCATTATCATTAAATGGAGAAGGTTCAAGAATAATCTTCTCCAACAATTCAATCAATTCTAATTTTAAACCAGCGTTCATGAAGGCCTGAACGGTGATTGAAACCGGCTCTGGATCTGTCAGTTCTGGGATACCAACACCAATCACAGACTCAAGTAATTGTTTTCTATGACCGCCATCTTCATCTAAGACAGAGCTCCAAAACTCCAAATCTGAACGCTTTAATAAATACCTGGCTTGGTACTTGTACATAGAGTTTTCATTCGTAATTCTGACTAGGTCTTCATCGTTACCACCTTTATCATATGCAATATATGCCAAATATGGATCTCTCTTTTCACAGTATCTTCCAACATCCAAAGTATCATAATTGTCATTTTCCCTTAAAAATTTCTCAGGAGAATTATTAGAGtcaatatatattttaGCCAAAGCATTGTAAACAGCTTGATCTTCGGTTCCCTTCTCTAGAGCCTCTTCCAAAATTGGTAGAAGCATTTTTAATCTATTCCTCTTCTCGACCTCAGCTGTCAATTCTGAAATCGAGTAATGTCCAGAAACACTTTTTAGTATCTTTTGGATAGTATGTTCGTCACAATTAACATCCAATAATCCAGCTACCACTTGAGGAGTTTTTGATGGATTAATCTGCTGGACATAAATATCAATAAATCTCATGTTTTTGGTTTTATGAAGATATAATACCAAATCGTGAACATAATCAAATCTGTCACAGACGATAACCAATGGTAATTGATCAGGTAAATCACTATCCTTTAGGTAGTTTCTAATCTTTTCGGGATCATATACATTGGATGATTTAACAATTTTTTGGACTTCTTGAAATTCTCCGACCTTAACAGCTGCCTGAATGTATTTGAATACAATTTCCGGGTCGTTAGTCAAGTGGACAATGGACTTTAAGTAATTGTATAAACCTTCAGTGGCCTTATAGTCTTCAAATAATTTGATCAAAACTTCAGGACTAAATAAGTCTGAAAACTTAATTGCAACATTTACAATGATTTGCATGTTAAGTTTCAAATCAGAGTCCATTAAAGCCCTTAAGCATGCCAATGATTGCTGAACATTCAACTTACCAAAATACCCAACCAACCAATCGGCAGGTAGAGCAGAAGTATGAGTAATGCACCTTTTTATGTCCTTTATATCTGTGTAATTTTGTAAGGCACTTTGGTACAAACCAGCTTTTTCACACAGCTTAGCAACAGTTATCCTATCGTAATGAGAAAAGATTGAATTTCCTAAGATAGCATCTGCAACTTGTGGAGCATGTTTTAGGTTAACTTCTAAAACACGTGTTTGTAAGTGACCATGTTCTGGAGTGTCACCTTTCAAAGCGTCTAACAAGAAAGAAGTACCCTGCTGAATGTGGTTTTGAGAAAAGAACATTTCGGCAATCTTTTCATAATCTAGTTGTGAGGCAGTTTCTGGAGACTTTAATAAGTTGATAGCGAATTCAGATGCTTTATCAGGAGAAGATCTCATGAGATCAGCTATCAATACAACAAAATTTGGCTGAAAACCCACTTTTTGAGAATAGGGTATAATTTTATCAAACTGTTCTAATTCAGCGAGACACGTTATCACCTTTGAGTGAGTTTGAGATCTCAAATAGCACGCCAAAGCCAGTGTTATATCAAATGAATGGACAACATCACCTAACTCCTCTGAGCATTCTAGTTTATCTTCCTTCAACCACTTTTCAAAAAGCT
This window of the Eremothecium sinecaudum strain ATCC 58844 chromosome VII, complete sequence genome carries:
- the CHC1 gene encoding clathrin heavy chain (Syntenic homolog of Ashbya gossypii AER359W; Syntenic homolog of Saccharomyces cerevisiae YGL206C (CHC1)); this encodes MSELPIEFTELVDLTSIGISPQSLDFRSATFESDRYVTVRETTNGANSVAIVDLLHDNEVTRKSMGGDSAIMHPTQKVISVRANGTIVQMFNLDTKEKLKSFQVDEPVIFWKWLSDEVLGIVTTNSLLLCNAFDGEPSAVPARLTARNVNLNNTQIINFVANKSMDWFAVIGIIQENGHIAGKIQLYSKARNISQAIDGHVAAFISLLLEGNTEPVQVFVTGNRNTTTGVGELRIIEIDHNAQANPVQYQKKAVDIFFPPDATNDFPLSVQVSEKYGIIYILTKYGFIHLYELETGSNLFVNRITAESVFTATHYNNRNGIACINKKGQVLTVEIDKEQLVPYVLKKLSNVSLALTIASRGNLPGADNLFEEQFKKLIEQGDYQNAARVAASSEKLRTQSTINKLKHVQSSPGAISPILLYFSTLLDKGKLNKYETIELAKPVLQQDRKQLFEKWLKEDKLECSEELGDVVHSFDITLALACYLRSQTHSKVITCLAELEQFDKIIPYSQKVGFQPNFVVLIADLMRSSPDKASEFAINLLKSPETASQLDYEKIAEMFFSQNHIQQGTSFLLDALKGDTPEHGHLQTRVLEVNLKHAPQVADAILGNSIFSHYDRITVAKLCEKAGLYQSALQNYTDIKDIKRCITHTSALPADWLVGYFGKLNVQQSLACLRALMDSDLKLNMQIIVNVAIKFSDLFSPEVLIKLFEDYKATEGLYNYLKSIVHLTNDPEIVFKYIQAAVKVGEFQEVQKIVKSSNVYDPEKIRNYLKDSDLPDQLPLVIVCDRFDYVHDLVLYLHKTKNMRFIDIYVQQINPSKTPQVVAGLLDVNCDEHTIQKILKSVSGHYSISELTAEVEKRNRLKMLLPILEEALEKGTEDQAVYNALAKIYIDSNNSPEKFLRENDNYDTLDVGRYCEKRDPYLAYIAYDKGGNDEDLVRITNENSMYKYQARYLLKRSDLEFWSSVLDEDGGHRKQLLESVIGVGIPELTDPEPVSITVQAFMNAGLKLELIELLEKIILEPSPFNDNAALQGLLMLSAVKYEPSKVTTYIEKLDNYDVDDIAPMCIEAGLNEEAFELYDKNERYEEALQVLVENIMSLDRAESYADKIDKASLWSQLGCAQLNNRRISEAIESYIKAEDPSNYETVIKVAEDSDNYEDLIPFLIMSRKSLKEPVIDGALILSYAKLDKINEIEKLLNSNNVADLEDVGDTLSEIGNFKAAKLCYSSISNYSKLATTLVHLKDYQAAVETARKASNVRVWGEVNNACIKNKEFRLAQICGLELIVHAEELDDLVVKYEKNGYVEELISMFEAGLALERAHMGMFTELAILYTKYDPSKTYEHLKLFWSRINMPKVIRATEKAHLWPELIFLYAHYDEWDNAALTVIERSAGNFDHDYFKEIIVKVSNLEIYYKAINFYVKEHPALLVDLLSALTPRLDIPRAIKIFSKSDNLPLIKPFLIGVLPKNYKVVNEAYHELMIEEENYNALQSAVLSYDKFDQLALAAVLEKHDLIFFKKIAALLYNRNKKWDKSLSILKANKLWKEAIETAALSQTQSVAEGLLKYFVDTGNKEGFVALLYTAYNLIRYEYVLEVAWWNGLDSLVKPYEISIKKEQYDIIAKLSEQLSENKSKDYEGDKPLLLTNSSVGYHTTGF